Proteins from a single region of Fusobacterium sp. JB019:
- a CDS encoding ABC transporter permease, translating to MFLTKKIISSFLTLFLVSLISFTVLKVIPGDPLLSKLGVEATEQQIEILNKELGLDKPKHLAYIEWISDVSKGDMGESIRFSVPVNTLIKKRMGITMNLALLAMGITIAIGFPLGLFSAMINKKRGSDVISTLNMIGVSIPSFWSGLILMMVFGVYFKVSFKTVSLLLPALTLAISRISITSIYLKNIILEELNKDYVKAAIAKGRNKNSVILTDVLRNIMLPMITIISGLFVKILAGSVIVESLFNLPGLGNLMVFAVENRDFPVVQALVLYSAIIVILVNLFTDLLYCYVDPRIKLS from the coding sequence ATGTTTTTAACAAAAAAAATTATTTCTTCATTTTTAACTTTATTTTTAGTATCTTTAATTAGTTTTACTGTTCTTAAAGTAATCCCTGGAGATCCTCTTCTTTCTAAATTAGGAGTTGAGGCTACTGAACAACAAATTGAAATTTTAAATAAAGAACTAGGATTAGATAAACCTAAACATTTAGCTTATATTGAATGGATAAGTGATGTTAGTAAGGGGGATATGGGAGAATCTATTCGTTTTTCTGTTCCTGTAAACACACTTATAAAAAAAAGAATGGGAATAACTATGAATTTAGCACTTCTAGCAATGGGAATAACTATTGCTATAGGTTTTCCTTTAGGACTTTTTTCAGCTATGATTAATAAAAAAAGAGGTTCCGACGTTATTTCAACCTTAAATATGATTGGAGTTTCCATCCCTTCATTTTGGAGTGGACTTATTTTAATGATGGTTTTTGGAGTTTATTTTAAAGTTTCATTTAAAACAGTTTCTCTTTTATTACCCGCTTTAACTCTTGCTATCTCTAGAATTTCAATTACTTCTATATATCTAAAAAATATTATATTAGAAGAACTTAATAAAGATTATGTTAAAGCAGCTATAGCCAAAGGACGAAATAAAAATAGTGTTATATTAACTGATGTTTTAAGAAATATAATGTTGCCTATGATTACTATCATTTCTGGACTTTTTGTAAAAATACTAGCGGGAAGTGTTATTGTTGAAAGTTTGTTCAATTTACCAGGTTTAGGAAACCTTATGGTATTTGCAGTTGAAAATAGAGATTTTCCTGTAGTTCAAGCTTTAGTTTTATATAGTGCCATTATTGTGATTTTAGTAAATTTATTTACTGATTTATTATATTGCTATGTCGATCCTAGAATAAAATTATCTTAA